The DNA region TTAACGATCTTTACATTTACGCCCGTATATCTGGCAGCCTCTTCATTTCCACCTATGGCATAGATGTACTGGCCTAGTTTCGTATTGCTTAAAAAAAGATGCGCAACTACAAAAAGCGCCGCCATTATAACCACCGGAAACGGGATGGGGCCGATATAGCCTTGACCGATAAACAAGAACTCGCGTGTCATTCCTTCATAGATCGGATATCCTCTTGTAGTCTCAAACGTTATGCCCTGCGCGATGAACATCATGGCGAGTGTAGTAATGAAGGGAGGAACTCCCAGGTAGGCTATGATAACCCCGTTTATAAGGCCCACAAATGTCCCGAGACTAAGTGCTAATAATAAAGATAAGCCCAGGCTGACACCCACCGTGGCAACAAGCCAGGCAACTGTCATCCCCGTAAGTGCCGCAACATTGCCTAAAGATATATCCATTCCGCCCGAAAGGACTGTGATCCCGAAACCCACCGCCATAATGCTAGTCAACGATATCTGGCGGAAGATATTTAAAAGGTTATATGCTGTAAAAAAGCCATCCGTAGCAATGGATAAGACAACAGAAAGTACGATTAGGCCGATCCCGAGGCCAATCAACGGGTTGATTCTAAGAGAGAATCTCCTCACTTGCGCCGATTCAATAGTCGGTAATTCTTGAGCTTCCGTAGACGTCATATTACTCTCACCACCTGTATCGGAAGGCATTTGGAAACATCATCTAGACGCTCCTCGAGGCAAGAGAATTGCCCCGAGGAGCATAAACTCCACTCTAGCTTCTTCGATCTACTTGACAAATTTGTTTACATTGTCTATGGTCACAAGAAGCGTCGGTACTTCAATGAACTTATCAACCCGTTCACCCTTTACTACCTTGAGCGCTGTCTCCACGGCAAGGCGTCCCATATTAACCGGTTGCTGAGCCACGGTGGCAGCATAACCGCTTTTTTCCTTAATTGCCGCGATGGCCTCTCCCGTGGCGTCTACACCCACGAAGATTATCTCCTTATTCCTTCCCACGTCCTTGGCCGCTTTCCAGAAAGGTATCGTGAGCACGTCAGCAACCCCAAACACAGCATCGAATTTGGGGTAAGCGGTCAATATGTCTTCTGCCTGGGCGTAAGTATCAGGAGGCAGCTTGCCCACCTGCTCAGTAATAATTCTTATTCCAGGATAATCCTTCAAGGCAAGCTTCAGTCCTTCAACACGTTTCCTAGTTGCCTCATGCTGCGGATAACCGATAACTACCAAATCACCCTTTCCGTTGAGTTGTTTAGCTATATACTTTCCGGCTATTCTGCCTACGCTCAAGTTGTTGCTGGCCACAAGGCTCACCACTTCTTCGCCTACAACTGCAGTATCAACACCGATTACCGGGATATTGGCTCTCTTTGCCTCCCTCACGGCCGGAGCAAGCGCAGTAGGGTCAGCCGGTGGAAGCAAAATCACATCCACCCCCGCAGCAATGAAAGATTCAATTTGACCTATCTGTTCCGTTGGATTCTGGTGCGATTCTGCGTAGATGAGCTTAACATTAGGGTGTTCTGCTACTGCTTCCCTCACGCCCTTGGCAACATCCGCCCAGAATTCCTGGCCGATGTACGGGATCGCTATTCCGATGGTGATCTTATCTTTAGCAACTCCTGCACCCGCAACCATACTCATAGACAACAATAAAATTATGGTAGTCATTATAAACGTCTTGGTACATCGCCTATTTGGACTTCTCATTACTCATACCCCCCCGATAGTTCAGTACCATGGGCTATTCATTATTCGGTTTTTCAGACCTACCAGCCTGGCCGGCATTCATCTCCCCTTTCCATAGAATCTTCTGTCAGTTCAACTCATCTACCGAATATCGAATTTTCACTAATGGGACTCCAGCAATCCAATGGCTTTTGTTTTGGTTTTCGCAATCGATTGTGCAATCCTTTTCATAAAACGGAGTAATAAAGCTCTATAAATCTGTTTTCTCATGAAGGCGGACATGTCGAACCTCGAACAATCAACTCCACTGGCAGAACCATACTTGTCTGTTTTTTTCGCGTACCTCTAATCTTTTGCACGAGGAGTCTAACGGCAACCTTTCCCATGTCAGAAATCGGCTGTCTTATCGTTGTAAGGGGAGGATTGCTGAGCCTTGAAAGCGGTACATCATCATAGCCAACGATAGACACATCTTGTGGAACCCTCAACTGCAATTCTCTCGCCGCGCTCATTACTCCGACGGCTATAAGATCCGAGCCAGCAATTATAGCAGTGGGACGATTGATTGTCGAAAGCACTCTCAATCCGGCGTTATAGCCGTCATCAAAAGACTCACAACCAAAGACTATCCACTTATCGTTGGAAGGCAAACCATTTTCTTTGATGAAATCATAATAAGCGGATGAACGCTGTCGAATGGTTATGAGGGTAGGATTTCCTGTGATCATCCCTATCTCCCTATGTCCGAGGTTAGCTAGATATTCCATAGCCATGCGACACCCGGACTCATTATTACTCATGACAATGTCAACGCCCATATCCGGGATGTATCGGTCTATTAATATCATCGGAATTTGCAGATTAGTTAGAAACTGTACAGCTTCTTTGTTGTCCCCTGATGCGGCGAAAACGACTCCATCCATACGCTTTTCGGCCAGAACCCGGGCATACGATAATTCCTTTTGCTTGCTGTTTGCAGTATTACATAGTAACACATTATAGCCTTGTTTCAGACTCTCGTTCTCCACTCCCCAGGCAATCTCGGAAAAGAAAGGGTTCCTCAGGTCAGGTAATACCAATCCTATCGTCTGAGTGGATTTATTACGGAGGCTCCTTGCCATCGCATTAGGCGTGAATCCAAGCTTTTTAATGGCAGCGAGTACCCTTTTCTTAGTATCATCATTTACGGGGACTTTTCCGGATAGGGTACGGGATACCGTACTCGAGGAAACCCCAGCCTCTTGTGCCACATCCGCTATAGTCAAACGTCTACTATTATTACCCTCAGCCAAGTTACCACCCATAGGTATAATTGTTGCAATCGATTGTGCAATCCTTTTCATGATATATATTTCGACTTTGATTCTATATTTCCTGCATGGTCTAAAAAAATCTTACCGCGCATAACCTCAGGGATGGGTTTGTCAGTTACGCCGCTGCCTGATCGCACCAATACCTGTTCCATTCCCCGTTATATCATTTGCCTTCTCCACAAGGTTATTGCCGCGTATTCACAGTTTATCCTATGCATATTGTAATTGTAATCC from Bacillota bacterium includes:
- a CDS encoding ABC transporter permease, whose product is MTSTEAQELPTIESAQVRRFSLRINPLIGLGIGLIVLSVVLSIATDGFFTAYNLLNIFRQISLTSIMAVGFGITVLSGGMDISLGNVAALTGMTVAWLVATVGVSLGLSLLLALSLGTFVGLINGVIIAYLGVPPFITTLAMMFIAQGITFETTRGYPIYEGMTREFLFIGQGYIGPIPFPVVIMAALFVVAHLFLSNTKLGQYIYAIGGNEEAARYTGVNVKIVKTATYGIAGFCAALTGVVMTSRLGSGQPAAAGMNFFLTAATAAILGGIDLKGGIGNMLGVFVGALFLGVLSNGLTLLKVSAYMQWIVMGIILVAAIVWNSARANRGIE
- a CDS encoding sugar ABC transporter substrate-binding protein; its protein translation is MRSPNRRCTKTFIMTTIILLLSMSMVAGAGVAKDKITIGIAIPYIGQEFWADVAKGVREAVAEHPNVKLIYAESHQNPTEQIGQIESFIAAGVDVILLPPADPTALAPAVREAKRANIPVIGVDTAVVGEEVVSLVASNNLSVGRIAGKYIAKQLNGKGDLVVIGYPQHEATRKRVEGLKLALKDYPGIRIITEQVGKLPPDTYAQAEDILTAYPKFDAVFGVADVLTIPFWKAAKDVGRNKEIIFVGVDATGEAIAAIKEKSGYAATVAQQPVNMGRLAVETALKVVKGERVDKFIEVPTLLVTIDNVNKFVK
- a CDS encoding LacI family DNA-binding transcriptional regulator, translating into MKRIAQSIATIIPMGGNLAEGNNSRRLTIADVAQEAGVSSSTVSRTLSGKVPVNDDTKKRVLAAIKKLGFTPNAMARSLRNKSTQTIGLVLPDLRNPFFSEIAWGVENESLKQGYNVLLCNTANSKQKELSYARVLAEKRMDGVVFAASGDNKEAVQFLTNLQIPMILIDRYIPDMGVDIVMSNNESGCRMAMEYLANLGHREIGMITGNPTLITIRQRSSAYYDFIKENGLPSNDKWIVFGCESFDDGYNAGLRVLSTINRPTAIIAGSDLIAVGVMSAARELQLRVPQDVSIVGYDDVPLSRLSNPPLTTIRQPISDMGKVAVRLLVQKIRGTRKKQTSMVLPVELIVRGSTCPPS